From one Heterodontus francisci isolate sHetFra1 chromosome 17, sHetFra1.hap1, whole genome shotgun sequence genomic stretch:
- the LOC137378603 gene encoding putative proline-rich protein 21: MCPLPVPLVKVSTPSSIHPTVHSQFHSSNCPLPDAFIKLSTTNFHSLNLPLPVPCLKLPTPSSICQIAFSQIHSSNCPLPGAFIKLSKPRYIHQTVHSQVHSSNCPSPGPFIKLSTPSSIHPTVHSQFHSSNCALAVPFIQLLTPSSIHPTVHSQFHSSNCALPVPFIQLCTPSSIHPTAHSQFHSSNCPVPVPFVSVSTPSSTRQCVHSQFPSSKCPLPVPFIQLCTPSSIHPTVHSQFPSSKCPLPVPFVRESIHSSIRQSVHSQFPLSKCPFPVPFVKESIPSSTRQRVHSQVHSSKRQLPVPLVKESIPSSIHQTVPSQMHS, from the coding sequence ATGTGTCCACTCCCAGTTCCCCTCGTCAAAgtgtccactcccagttccattcatccaactgtgcactcccagttccattcatccaactgtccACTCCCAGATGCATTcattaaattgtccaccaccaatttCCATTCATTAAACCTTCCACTGCCAGttccctgtctgaaactgcccacTCCCAGTTCCATTTGTCAAATTGCGTTCTCCCAGATACATTCATCAAACTGTCCACTCCCAGGTGCATTCATCAAACTGTCCAAGCCCAGATACATTCATCAAACTGTCCACTCCCAGGTGCATTCATCAAACTGTCCAAGCCCAGGTCCATTCATCAAAttgtccactcccagttccattcatccaactgtgcactcgcagttccattcatccaactgtgcacTGGCAGTGCCATTCATCCAACTGctcactcccagttccattcatccaactgtccactcccagttccattcatccaactgcGCACTCCCcgttccattcatccaactgtgcactcccagttccattcatccaactgctcactcccagttccattcatccaactgtccAGTCCCAGTTCCATTCGTCAGTGTTTCCACTCCCAGTTCCACTCGTCAATGTGTCCACTCCCAGTTCCCCTCGTCAAAgtgtccactcccagttccattcatccaactgtgcactcccagttccattcatccaactgtccACTCCCAGTTTCCCTCGTCAAAgtgtccactcccagttccattcgtCAGAGAGTCCATTCACAGTTCCATTCGTCAAAGTGTCCACTCCCAGTTCCCCTTGTCTAAGTGTCCATTCCCAGTTCCATTCGTCAAAGAGTCCATTCCCAGTTCCACTCGTCAAAGAGTCCATTCCCAGGTCCATTCGTCAAAGAGACAACTCCCAGTTCCACTCGTCAAAGAGTCCATtcccagttccattcatcaaaCTGTCCCCTCCCAGATGCATTCATGA